From Cyanobacteriota bacterium, the proteins below share one genomic window:
- the radA gene encoding DNA repair protein RadA, with product LMGGEPGIGKSTLLLQVSKNFADQNLTVLYVSAEESSRQLKLRANRLGIKPDCKEILVYAENNLNSIINEIENLEPNLVIIDSIQAVYLAELDSVPGSPSQIRECTGNLMRLAKSINVPIFIVGHINKEGDIAGPKMLEHMVDTVLQFENSRDSNIRFLRSIKNRFGSTDEIAIFQMEAHGLIDVTNPSAIFLEEKSGGMLFAAREGKRTILLEIQALTLGSDYSNPRRIANGVEINRLHQILAIIEKTLGISLAKTDIYLNVVGGINIKDPALDLAIALAIYNSAMGQSNDRDIVALGELGLSGEIRSVTDIEARIRECSKLGYKEIIIPESSFRKLQNKEALGAKIISAKNISNLVKASHSNKTLQRA from the coding sequence CGCTCATGGGCGGAGAGCCTGGAATTGGTAAATCGACTCTACTGCTTCAAGTCAGTAAGAACTTCGCCGATCAAAATCTCACAGTGCTTTATGTAAGTGCTGAAGAATCTAGTAGGCAACTTAAGCTCAGAGCCAATAGACTTGGCATCAAACCCGACTGTAAGGAGATTTTGGTCTATGCAGAAAATAATTTAAATTCAATCATCAATGAAATCGAAAATCTCGAGCCTAATCTCGTTATCATAGACAGTATTCAAGCTGTCTACCTTGCAGAACTAGACTCTGTACCTGGCTCACCAAGCCAAATTCGTGAATGTACCGGCAACCTGATGCGCCTAGCCAAAAGTATCAATGTACCAATCTTTATCGTTGGACATATCAACAAGGAAGGTGATATCGCTGGACCGAAGATGCTTGAACACATGGTAGACACGGTGCTTCAGTTTGAAAACAGTAGAGACTCCAATATCCGTTTCCTGCGCAGTATCAAAAACCGTTTTGGTTCCACTGATGAGATTGCTATCTTTCAGATGGAAGCTCATGGCTTAATTGATGTCACCAACCCTTCTGCTATTTTTCTTGAAGAGAAATCAGGCGGCATGCTCTTTGCGGCTCGTGAGGGTAAGCGCACTATCCTGCTTGAAATACAAGCACTCACGCTTGGTTCTGATTACTCTAACCCAAGGCGCATTGCCAACGGCGTTGAAATCAATCGGCTTCATCAAATACTTGCCATCATAGAAAAAACCCTCGGTATTAGTCTTGCCAAAACCGATATCTATCTCAACGTAGTTGGCGGTATCAATATCAAAGACCCTGCTCTTGATCTTGCCATCGCGCTTGCTATTTACAATAGCGCTATGGGGCAGAGCAATGACCGGGATATAGTTGCCCTTGGTGAGCTTGGTCTATCTGGTGAAATCCGCTCAGTAACCGATATAGAAGCTCGTATCAGAGAATGTAGCAAACTAGGTTACAAAGAAATCATTATCCCGGAGTCTAGTTTTCGCAAACTACAAAACAAAGAAGCGCTTGGAGCCAAAATTATTAGTGCTAAGAATATAAGCAACTTAGTTAAGGCTTCTCATTCCAACAAAACCCTACAAAGAGCTTGA